Proteins found in one Zea mays cultivar B73 chromosome 1, Zm-B73-REFERENCE-NAM-5.0, whole genome shotgun sequence genomic segment:
- the LOC100274752 gene encoding uncharacterized protein LOC100274752 precursor: MQTVSSVLILTRMPRMTCRVALAAVLLCAAVAAALGGKRAPIPDDLRDVIDDEEDDEWRRYGTPPSRGPGRGDGPPPDLSRMDPAALQDELLRGQTGPSFGFVKLRPGTARSREDVVGIATRWSNVLRTGSVDAKFVAVNFGTLMFTMERGRDILELKEFILSQDEAYEFKVGDRVFRRPGDPPLDQVLDKPQKKKRHKSRDEL; this comes from the exons ATGCAAACCGTCTCCTCAGTCCTCATCCTCACTCGCATGCCAAGAATGACGTGCCGAGTGGCACTCGCCGCCGTCCTCCTGTGCGCGGCCGTGGCGGCGGCCTTGGGGGGCAAGCGGGCGCCCATCCCGGACGACCTGCGCGACGTGATAGACGACGAGGAGGACGACGAGTGGCGCCGTTATGGCACGCCCCCGTCGCGAGGCCCGGGCCGTGGCGACGGCCCACCGCCTGACCTTTCAAGGATGGATCCAGCCGCCCTCCAGGACGAGCTCCTCCGCGGCCAAACCGGCCCGTCGTTCGGCTTCGTGAAGCTCCGCCCGGGCACCGCCCGCTCACGG GAGGATGTGGTGGGGATCGCGACGAGGTGGAGCAATGTGCTGCGGACGGGATCGGTGGACGCCAAATTCGTGGCGGTTAATTTTGGAACGCTCATGTTCACCATGGAGAGAGGGCGAGACATACTCGAG CTGAAGGAGTTTATCCTGAGTCAGGACGAGGCCTACGAGTTCAAGGTTGGCGATCGGGTTTTCCGCAGGCCTGGAGACCCACCCCTGGACCAAGTTCTTGATAAGCCACAGAAAAAGAAGCGTCATAAGTCTAGAGACGAACTGTAG
- the LOC100857003 gene encoding ubiquitin-conjugating enzyme E2-21 kDa 1: MSSPSKRREMDLMKLMMSDYKVDMVNDGMQEFFVEFRGPNESIYQGGIWRVRVELPDAYPYKSPSIGFINKIYHPNVDEMSGSVCLDVINQTWSPMFDLVNVFEVFLPQLLLYPNPSDPLNGDAAALMMRDRPAYEQKVKEYCEKYAKPEDAGVSPEDESSDEELSEEENDSGDEEIMGKPDT, from the exons ATGTCTTCTCCAAGCAAGCGCCGGGAGATGGACCTCATGAAGCT GATGATGAGCGACTACAAGGTGGATATGGTGAACGATGGGATGCAGGAGTTCTTTGTTGAATTTCGTGGGCCTAACGAAA GCATTTATCAAGGAGGTATATGGAGGGTTAGAGTAGAACTGCCAGATGCGTATCCTTACAAATCCCCATCGATTGGTTTCATCAATAAGATATATCACCCAAATGTCGATGAAAT GTCTGGTTCAGTCTGTTTGGATGTCATCAACCAGACATGGAGCCCAATGTTTG ATCTTGTTAATGTGTTCGAGGTCTTCCTTCCACAACTTCTGTTATATCCTAATCCTTCTGATCCATTAAATGGAGATGCAGCTGCGTTGATGATGCGTGATCGCCCTGCTTATGAACAAAAGGTGAAAG AGTActgtgaaaaatacgccaaaccaGAGGATGCTGGTGTCAGCCCAGAAGACGAGTCCAGTGACGAAGAGCTGAGTGAAGAGGAAAATGACTCGGGTGATGAGGAGATAATGGGCAAACCAGACACatag
- the LOC100857003 gene encoding ubiquitin-conjugating enzyme E2-21 kDa 1 isoform X2: MSSPSKRREMDLMKLMMSDYKVDMVNDGMQEFFVEFRGPNESIYQGGIWRVRVELPDAYPYKSPSIGFINKIYHPNVDEMSGSVCLDVINQTWSPMFDLVNVFEVFLPQLLLYPNPSDPLNGDAAALMMRDRPAYEQKSTVKNTPNQRMLVSAQKTSPVTKS, from the exons ATGTCTTCTCCAAGCAAGCGCCGGGAGATGGACCTCATGAAGCT GATGATGAGCGACTACAAGGTGGATATGGTGAACGATGGGATGCAGGAGTTCTTTGTTGAATTTCGTGGGCCTAACGAAA GCATTTATCAAGGAGGTATATGGAGGGTTAGAGTAGAACTGCCAGATGCGTATCCTTACAAATCCCCATCGATTGGTTTCATCAATAAGATATATCACCCAAATGTCGATGAAAT GTCTGGTTCAGTCTGTTTGGATGTCATCAACCAGACATGGAGCCCAATGTTTG ATCTTGTTAATGTGTTCGAGGTCTTCCTTCCACAACTTCTGTTATATCCTAATCCTTCTGATCCATTAAATGGAGATGCAGCTGCGTTGATGATGCGTGATCGCCCTGCTTATGAACAAAAG AGTActgtgaaaaatacgccaaaccaGAGGATGCTGGTGTCAGCCCAGAAGACGAGTCCAGTGACGAAGAGCTGA